The following DNA comes from Cellulophaga sp. HaHa_2_95.
TGATGCTATAAAACCAGTCATTACAGGAACCACAGTAGTATCTAATTTAGAGATAACCTCTAAAACATGCTCTTTAGACAATGCCTCATATACCTGAGCATCCCCAAAATTGCTATCTGTTTTTATCAATTCTCGGGAATCTATGAATTTAGCTTTTACGCCATTCGCATTTAATAATTGTGTAGTCACTTTCCCAGAAATCAATTCTCCAAAAGACAATACTTGATCTTTGATTTTTGCACTATAATCGCCTAATAAAGAAACCCCTTCAAAAAGCTTTTCTAAATCCGTAAATTCCGAAGACAAATCAACATTAAAATCTGATTGTTGGTACGCTTTAAAAGCATCAAAATCTTTAGCGTACTCTTTGCCTTTGCTTGCCTTTTTAAGAATAGTTTCTAGCTGATCTGTGGCTTTACCGCGTGCAGACAATACTACTCCAATATTTTCTCCCTGTTTTACTTTTGTAGTTACAATTTCTAAAACCCGATGTAAACCATCACCATTAGCCAACGATTTACCTCCGAATTTTAATATTTTGATACGCTTACTCTTTCCATTCTGATCAAAAATGCCTTTTAATAACTGTTCCATTTGCTGAAATTCAATTAAAAAAGCATCGTGACCATGCAGTGACCTTATCTCCCCGTAGGTAACATTACTATTAACTTGCGCCAATTGCTTAAAGGTATCTTTATTCTCTTGGGCCGTAAAAAATAGATCAGAATCAACCCCTATAATATGAATATTGGTTGCGCTTTTTTCAATCGTTGAAAAAGCATCTTTAGCATCTCTTGTAATATCAATTGTTTTCAATAACTGATTCATCAGCTTATAGGCTGACAATTGAAAACGTTCTTGCAATTTTGCGCCATGATGCGTTAACCAACTCTCTACATTAAAGACGTGCAATTCTTCATTTGTGCTACGTTTAAAACGCTCTTTAAATGATTCCGGAGTTCTATAGCACAACATCGCGTGCATACGTGCATCATGTACAGGTTGACTAGAATTCAACAAAAACTGCTCTTGAATTTGACAATTCGCAATTAACCAGTCTGTAGATTTCCAATCGGACGCTACAGGAATTAGATTTTCAGTCAAATTAGGTTCCAAGGCAACCATTTCCCAAGCAATACCACCTCCCATAGAACCTCCTATAAGTGCAAAAAGTTTGTTTACTTGCAGTTCTTTTAAACCTATTAAAAATATTTTTGCGATGTCTTGCGCCACAAAATCTTTGTAATTCTCTACCACAAAACCGTCATGCCCATTACCGGGTACATTAAAAGATAAAATGGTATATTTTTGAGTGTCAATACATTTTCCGTCTCCAATCAATGCAGACCACCAACCCTGCGCTCCAGCCACATCTGAACTGCCTGTTAATGCATGATTTACCACTATAATTGGTGCGGTATGCAGCGCAGGCCCAAAAACTTGATAAGACAATTTAATGTCCTGAGTTGATCCGCCGTGATTCGTATACTTGGGTATTGTTAAATGCTGTAGCATAATTTATTTTTATTTCAATCTTTTTGCTTTACCAAAGGTTAAGCTTACTTATAATGAGGCAAAAGCCTGAATTAAATCTGCCTTTAAATCCTCTATATCTTCCAATCCAACAGACAGGCGTATCAAATCTTGTGGTACCCCTGCAGCTTCTTGTTGTTCTGCTGTTAATTGTTGATGGGTAGTACTCGCTGGATGAATAATTAATGATTTTGTATCACCAATGTTTGCTAGTAGCGAGAAAATTTTAGTAGCATCGGTTACTTTTTGAGCCGCTTCAAAACCACCTTTTATACCGAAGGTTACTAATCCGCTTTGTCCTTTTGGCAAATACTCTTTAGCCAAATCATAATAGGCACTGCTCTTTAATCCAGGATAGTTTACCCAAGCAACCTCATCTCGACCTTCTAACCATATTGCTAGCTCTAGTGCATTTGCACTGTGTTGCTTAATCCGCACAGGTAAGGTTTCTAATCCTTGAATAATTTGGAATGCATTAAACGGACTCAAAGCACCACCAAAATCACGTAAACCTTCTAAAATTAGCTTAAACGTAAACGCTGCTGCCCCCAAAGCTTCGCTATACACTAAGCCATGATACCCCGCAGAAGGCTCAGTGAACTCTGGAAATTTCCCATTGGTCCAATCAAAAGTACCGGCATCTATAATAGCACCCCCTAATGATGTTCCTTGACCGCCAATGTACTTTGTAAGCGAATGAATCACAAGGTTTGCTCCATGTTCAATTGGGTTTAATAATACAGGTGAAGCCACAGTATTATCTACAATAAATGGCACTTGTGCTGCTTTTGCATAG
Coding sequences within:
- a CDS encoding O-acetylhomoserine aminocarboxypropyltransferase/cysteine synthase family protein, whose translation is MSTQKLATNALHAGHDTTQTGGTRAVPIYQTSSYVFRDTDHAAKLFSLGELGFIYTRLNNPTNQILQDRLAAVEGGVGAVVFASGTAAIATGLLTLLKAGDHIVASSSLYGGTFNLLNVTLPRLGITTTFVDATHPENFEKAVQDNTRAIFVESLGNPKLDVLDLKAIATYAKAAQVPFIVDNTVASPVLLNPIEHGANLVIHSLTKYIGGQGTSLGGAIIDAGTFDWTNGKFPEFTEPSAGYHGLVYSEALGAAAFTFKLILEGLRDFGGALSPFNAFQIIQGLETLPVRIKQHSANALELAIWLEGRDEVAWVNYPGLKSSAYYDLAKEYLPKGQSGLVTFGIKGGFEAAQKVTDATKIFSLLANIGDTKSLIIHPASTTHQQLTAEQQEAAGVPQDLIRLSVGLEDIEDLKADLIQAFASL